In the Variovorax sp. S12S4 genome, one interval contains:
- a CDS encoding efflux RND transporter permease subunit: MSPSRPFIDRPVATALLMVAIVLAGFVGLRLLPLAALPQVDYPTIQVQTLYPGASPEVMSRTVTAPLERQFGQMAGLNRMSSVSSAGVSIVTLQFALDQTLDVAEQQVQAAINAGGSLLPADLPAPPVYAKVNPADAPILSLAVSSETMPLTEVQNLVNTRLAQKISQVSGVGLVSLSGGQRPAVRIQADTNALASVGIGLDTLRSAITAANANSAKGSFDGPRRAYTINANDQLVTADDYKNLIVAWKNGAPVKMTDVARVVDGAENTQLGAWAALRTGEQQPALYPAIILNVQRQPGANVIGTVDAIKKQLPELQASLPGSLKVEVLSDRTTGIRASVSHVQLELGLAVVMVVLVIFFFLHSVRATIIASLAVPISLIGTCGLMYLLGYSLNNLSLMALTIATGFVVDDAIVMIENIARYLEEGDPPFKAALKGATQIGFTIISLTVSLIAVLIPLLFMGDVVGRLFREFAVTLAITILISAVVSLTLVPMMSARWLKPQAEEGGRFGASVQRFFDRVIARYDVWLQWVLRHQPLTLIVAVATLALTVLLYVVIPKGLFPTQDTGQLQARIEAAQDVSYTRMAELQQQAANAILADPEVASVSSVVGVDAANNTALNTGSMLINMRADRGNQEDTMQRLRERVRAVAGVTLYLQPTQDLTIDAETGPTEFRVSLEGVDTNTVDAWAQKLVERLRSEPLVRNATTNAGAKGLAAYVDIDRNTASRLSVTASSVDDTLYSAFGQRIVSTIFTETNQYRVILEAQREALASPQLLGNLQLRTGSGAPTTLSSIATVREQSAPLQVTHVAQYPAATVGFDTAENVALGKSVAAIRAAAKEIGMPASMTMSFLGAAGAYEKSLSNQLWLILAAVVCVYIVLGVLYESYIHPLTILSTLPSAGVGALLALMVTGNDLGVIGIIGIILLIGIVKKNAIMMIDFAIDAERREGKSPQEAIHQAALLRFRPILMTTLAALFAALPLMFGWGEGAELRRPLGLAIFGGLVVSQVLTLFTTPVVYLAFDRMGRRFGRKREAVAE, encoded by the coding sequence GAGCTCGGTGAGCTCAGCGGGCGTGTCGATCGTCACGCTGCAGTTCGCGCTCGACCAGACCCTCGACGTGGCCGAACAGCAGGTGCAGGCCGCCATCAATGCCGGCGGCTCGCTGCTGCCGGCCGACCTGCCGGCGCCGCCCGTGTACGCCAAGGTGAACCCGGCCGACGCGCCCATTCTCTCGCTGGCGGTGAGCTCCGAGACCATGCCGCTCACCGAGGTGCAGAACCTCGTGAACACGCGGCTCGCGCAGAAGATCAGCCAGGTCAGCGGCGTGGGGCTGGTGTCGCTTTCGGGCGGGCAGCGTCCGGCCGTGCGCATCCAGGCCGACACCAATGCGCTGGCTTCGGTCGGCATTGGGCTGGACACGCTGCGCAGCGCCATCACCGCGGCCAACGCCAACAGCGCCAAGGGCAGCTTCGACGGCCCGCGGCGGGCCTACACCATCAACGCCAACGACCAGCTCGTGACGGCGGACGACTACAAGAACCTCATCGTCGCGTGGAAGAACGGCGCGCCGGTGAAGATGACCGACGTGGCGCGCGTGGTCGACGGTGCCGAGAACACGCAGCTGGGCGCCTGGGCCGCGCTGCGCACCGGCGAGCAGCAACCCGCGCTGTACCCGGCCATCATCCTGAACGTGCAGCGCCAGCCGGGCGCCAACGTGATCGGCACGGTGGACGCCATCAAGAAGCAGCTGCCCGAACTCCAGGCCTCGTTGCCGGGCTCGCTCAAGGTGGAAGTGCTGAGCGACCGCACCACCGGCATCCGCGCCTCGGTCTCGCACGTGCAGCTCGAACTCGGGCTGGCCGTGGTGATGGTGGTGCTGGTGATCTTCTTCTTTTTGCACAGCGTGCGCGCGACCATCATCGCCAGCCTTGCGGTGCCGATCTCGCTCATCGGCACCTGCGGGCTGATGTACCTGCTGGGCTACAGCCTCAACAACCTGAGCCTGATGGCGCTGACCATTGCCACCGGCTTCGTGGTGGACGACGCGATCGTCATGATCGAGAACATCGCCCGCTACCTGGAAGAGGGCGACCCGCCGTTCAAGGCCGCGCTCAAGGGGGCCACGCAAATCGGCTTCACCATCATCTCGCTCACGGTGTCGCTCATCGCGGTGCTGATTCCGCTCTTGTTCATGGGCGACGTGGTGGGCCGGCTGTTCCGCGAGTTCGCCGTCACGCTGGCCATCACCATTTTGATTTCCGCCGTGGTGTCGCTCACGCTGGTGCCGATGATGTCGGCGCGCTGGCTCAAGCCGCAAGCCGAAGAGGGCGGGCGCTTCGGTGCCAGCGTGCAGCGCTTCTTCGACCGCGTGATTGCCCGCTACGACGTGTGGCTGCAATGGGTGCTGCGCCACCAGCCGCTGACGCTCATCGTGGCGGTGGCCACGCTGGCGCTTACCGTGCTGCTTTATGTGGTGATTCCCAAGGGCCTGTTTCCGACGCAGGACACCGGGCAGCTGCAGGCGCGCATCGAGGCGGCACAGGACGTGTCGTACACGCGCATGGCCGAGCTGCAGCAGCAAGCCGCCAATGCCATCCTGGCCGACCCCGAGGTGGCGAGCGTGAGCTCGGTGGTGGGCGTGGACGCGGCCAACAACACGGCGCTGAACACCGGCAGCATGCTCATCAACATGCGCGCCGACCGCGGCAACCAGGAAGACACGATGCAGCGCCTGCGCGAGCGGGTGCGCGCCGTGGCGGGCGTGACGCTGTATTTGCAGCCCACGCAAGACCTGACCATCGATGCCGAAACCGGTCCGACCGAGTTCCGCGTTTCGCTCGAAGGGGTGGACACCAACACCGTCGATGCCTGGGCGCAAAAGCTGGTGGAGCGCCTGCGCTCCGAACCGCTGGTGCGCAATGCCACCACCAACGCAGGCGCGAAGGGCCTGGCTGCCTATGTGGACATCGACCGCAACACGGCGTCGCGTCTCTCGGTCACGGCCAGTTCGGTGGACGACACGCTCTACAGCGCATTCGGCCAGCGCATCGTCTCGACCATCTTCACCGAAACCAACCAGTACCGCGTGATCCTGGAAGCGCAGCGCGAAGCCCTGGCCTCGCCGCAGCTCTTGGGCAACCTGCAGTTGCGCACCGGCAGCGGCGCGCCGACCACGCTGTCGTCGATTGCCACGGTGCGCGAGCAGTCCGCGCCGCTGCAAGTGACGCACGTGGCGCAGTACCCTGCGGCCACGGTGGGCTTCGACACGGCCGAGAACGTGGCGCTCGGCAAATCGGTGGCGGCCATTCGCGCGGCGGCAAAGGAAATCGGCATGCCGGCGAGCATGACGATGAGCTTCCTGGGTGCGGCGGGGGCCTACGAAAAGTCGCTCTCCAACCAGCTGTGGCTCATTCTGGCGGCGGTGGTGTGCGTGTACATCGTGCTGGGCGTGCTGTATGAGAGCTACATCCATCCGCTCACGATTCTCTCGACGCTGCCTTCGGCCGGCGTGGGCGCGTTGCTTGCGCTCATGGTCACGGGCAACGACCTGGGCGTGATCGGCATCATCGGCATCATCTTGCTGATCGGCATCGTGAAGAAGAACGCAATCATGATGATCGACTTTGCCATTGACGCCGAGCGTCGCGAGGGCAAGTCGCCGCAGGAGGCCATTCACCAGGCGGCGCTCCTGCGCTTCCGGCCCATTCTGATGACGACGCTGGCGGCGCTTTTTGCGGCGCTGCCGCTGATGTTCGGCTGGGGCGAGGGCGCAGAGCTGCGCCGGCCGCTGGGCCTGGCCATCTTCGGCGGCCTGGTGGTGAGCCAGGTGCTCACGCTGTTCACCACGCCGGTGGTGTACCTGGCCTTTGACCGCATGGGCCGCCGATTCGGGCGCAAGCGGGAGGCTGTGGCCGAATGA